The Paenibacillus yonginensis genome segment CAATCTTTAGCCCGCCAAACAGGCCGGGCAGCGATGCCGGAAGCCGAAGCTTCCAATAAATCGTCCAGGTGCCCGCCGCATAGGACTGCATCAGCTCCAGCGATGAAGGCGAGACGCTGCGCAGGCCGCGCAGCATGTTCAGAGCTACTGGAAAGAACGTAATGTAACCGGAAATAAGAATCCGGGAAACCTGTTCATCCCGGACGATGCCGTAGATGATAGGCGCAAGGCCCAGAATCGGGATCATCTGGGAGGCTACCGCATAAGGGAAGGCCAGCCGTTCCATCCAGACCGACAAGCTCATCAGCACTGCAAGCAGCACGCCAGCCGCCGCCCCAAGCAGGAAACCCAGTGACGCATTCCCCAGCGTCACGCCTCCTTCCTTCAGCAGTGTTGATCCATAAGTGAAGAAAGAGGCGGCTACCTTATGCACAAATGGAAGCTTCGATTGGGCAAGCGGCACTCTGGCTACATCCAGCAGGAACCAGGACAAGCCTTCCCAAAGCGCCAGCAAAGCGACAAACCATACCACGAGCGGGACTAGTCTGCCGCGTATGGACAAGACCTGAAAGCGCAAGGTCCTCACACCCCTTCAAAGCTGCCGCGAATCCGGGCGATCAGCTCAAAAAATTCCGCGCTGCCGCGCATCTCCGGGGTCCGCGGTCTGGGAAGCGGGATGTCTACGACCGCCGAAAGCCTTCCCGGATGCGGCGATAAAACAAAAACCCGGTCTGACAGAAAGATCGATTCCGGGATGCTGTGGGTCACGAAAACAACGGTATTTTTCACTTCCGACCAGATGGCCAGCAGCTCCTCGTTCAGCCGCTCCCTCGTAAATTCATCCAGGGCAGAGAAAGGCTCATCCATAAGCAGAATTTCGGGCTCCATAGCCAAAGCTCGAGCGATGGCCACCCGCTGCTGCATCCCTCCGCTCAGCTGCCAAGGGTATTTGTCCTCAAACCCCTTGAGCCCGACAAGCTCGAGCAGCCTGGCTGCCTTCTCCTCGCGCAGGTTCTTCTTCACCCCCATCAGTTCAAGTGGAAGCGTAATGTTGGATTTGACCTTCCTCCATTCATACAACACCGGGCTTTGAAAGACGATGCCATATTTCTGGGCCTGCCGGGCCTCTCTGGCACTTTTGCCCGCCACCTTGACTTCACCCGCCGTAGGCTGAATCAAATCCGCCATCAGCCGCAGCAGAGTCGTTTTGCCGCAGCCCGACGGCCCCAGCAGAGAGACAAATTCACCTTGAGCAATGTCCATGCTGATCTGCTGCAGTGCCAGCACCTCGGCGTTTGCCGTGCTATACTTCATTTCCACGCCTTCAAACTGAATTTCCGGAACGGTATTTACGGCAATCCCCATCTTTGTCCCCCCTACCAACCTGTTCTGTTGTAAGATTTCCGTACATTTGATCGATCCTTTTGGTCTATCGTTTGGTTTTATGTTGGATTACCTAACATGTTACACGTTCGCCATCCATCGCTCATTAGACAGAAAGTAAAGACCTCCGGCCATAATTTCGTCGTTTTGTCCAGCCGCCTGTCAGACCCGCGTAAGGCATCAAAATAAAAGACAAAGGCTCGCTTTCTGAAGTTATCTTTGCTAACATTCCCGGCGGATTGAGGCGTACCGAGACAAAGCCTTCTTTTTCTGGGAAGCCTTCTTCCAACTTCAATAAAATGTGATACTATTTATGAAGAAACAAAGCGTTCGTTCCCCATCCTCTTCAAGGAGCTGAGCAAGCGGCAAATGGGCTCATTTATTTCCAATTATATTGTGATCGTCTCCCTCTCCGGCGTCCTTAACGTTCTGCTCGCATTTCTGGCGTATTTCAGACGTACGGACTTTCAGGGAACCAAAGCTTTTGTCGCCATAGCCGTCACATCGGCCATCTACATATTTGGTTATGCCGTCGAGCTTTCAAGCAGCAGCCTTGAGGAAATTCGGCTTTGGACCAAAATCGAATATCTCGGGCTGCCTTTTATTTCTCCGGCCGATCTTATTCTAGTGCTGTATTTTGTGGGGCTCGATAAGCTGTTAAACCGGATTACCCTGCCGCTATTGTTCGTTATTCCGGCCGTTTCCTGTCTGCTGGCCCTGACCAACGATTATCATCACCTGCTGTATCGGGACATGTATCTGAATATGGACGCCCCGTTCCCAACCGCTAATATTGTCATGGGCCCCTGGTACATCGTTCATGGCAGCTATACCTTCGGATGCCTGTGTGCCGGTGGATGCATCATTTTAGCCAAATGGAATTCCATGAAGCACAACTACAAATGGCAGATGTTGACGCTCCTCGTCGGCATTATCCTGCCTTCTGCCGCTTCTTTGGCCTATCTGTTCGGCCTTTCCCCTTACGGCATGGACCCTGTGCCCGTGGTCATGAGCGTGACGTCAACGCTGTACATCATCGCTATCTGGTCAAGAGGCATGCTGACCGCCGCTCCAATTGCACGAGAGAGTCTATTCGGACATTTATCCGACAGTGTGCTGGTGCTTGATATATTTGAAAGAGTGGTTGATTACAATCCGGCAGCGGAACAGTCAATACGCGGGTTGGATGCTTCCTCTATAGGCAAACCGCTGGCCAGGCTCGTGGAGAAGTTCAGTCCGGAAACCTTAATCTTTATCCAGAGCAACGATCCGGCGGTTCCTGCCGAAACCCAAGTGGAGTGGAAAGACGGGGAGAAAACGTTTCATTATCAGCTTCATTGCTCCCCCTTAACCAAGAGGGACGGCCGCAACATTGGAAGAATTGTGAAACTGACCGATATCACGGAGCAAACGATGCTCCAGGAGAAACTTCAATTCATGGCGACCCGGGACAGCTTAACGCAGATTTACAACAGGGGCTACTGGATGGACAAATCCCGGGAGGCGTTGTCCGCTTGCCAAAAGCTAGAGGAACCGCTCGCCGTCATCCTGCTCGACATTGACCATTTCAAGAATATCAATGACCGGTATGGTCATGATATTGGTGATGAAGCCCTCCGGCACCTCGTTGCAGTCTGCCGTTCCTTAGTCCATGAAGAGATGCCTTTCGGACGATATGGCGGGGAAGAGTTCGTGATTTGCCTGCCGGGGAGAAATCTCGATCAAGCCGGCTATATTGCCGAAATGATCCGTAAGGGCATTGAAGACAGTCCTCTGGCAACGCCTTCACAGCAGCTTCCGATTACCGCCAGCTTCGGCGTCGCAGATGAGACCTGCGGACAAACCTTGGAAGAGATGCTGAGCGAAGCGGACAAGGCCCTCTACCAGTCCAAACACGGCGGCCGAAACCGGGTTCATCTGGCCAGGCCCAAAACGGTTTATCCATAAAAACCTTCCAAGGCTAAACAACCCATTTCCGTTCCTTTCTGACGGGATGGGTTTTTTCTGCGGATTTTCGCCGAAACCCTCTCCTCCTAAGGAAGAATAAGGAATTGAAAGCTGGGAAATAATACACCAACATCCCTTAAAAGGAGGATTGACGATGAGTACATCACAACCCGGCCGTGCCAGTCAATCGAACAATTCCGGACCGGAGAGCGTTCCCTCTTCACGTCCGTTAATGGACTCCTTGGAAGATAACTTGAGTGAAATGTTGCGCCGTTTGGGAGCAAGCGCCGACATCGTGGTGAGAAGGCTCGACACGGAGGCTGGCCTTCCCATGGCTGTGGTTTATATTGACGGACTTATCAACACAGACATTATCAATCAATCCATTCTTCAGCCACTGACGAATATGTTTCTTCAAAATGAGGGGAAAGAGGCAAAAGGAAGCACTGCCGAACAGCTTAGAGCAAGACTGCTTCCCATCGGTCAAATCCAGGAATGCAAAACCTTCGAAAGCGCCTTCTCCATGCTTTTTGAAGGTCATACTCTCATTCTTATGGACGGGAATAAAGCGGTGCTCTCCATGGATACCACGGGCTGGGAGACGCGCAGCATCAACGAGCCGACTTCCCAGGCGGTTGTACGCGGCCCGAAGGAGGGCTTTACTGAAAACCTACGGACCGGCACCTCTTTGCTGCGCAGGAAAATCAAGTCGCCCGATTTGCGGATTGAAGAATATAAGATCGGGGAACGGACTCAAACCAACATTGCGATGGTTTACCTGAAGGGAATAACCGATGATCAGATTCTTGAAGAAGTCCGGCGCAGGCTTAATGCGATACAAACAGACGCTATTCTTGAAAGCAATTATATTGAAGAGTTTATCCAGGACGGAAAATGGACTCCTTTTCCGACCATTCAAAACTCAGAACGTCCGGATGCCGTAGCCGCAGGCATACTTGAAGGACAAGTCGCCCTCTTGATTGACGGGACACCCTTCGCTTTACTTACTCCAGCTACTTTCTTTAGCTTCTTTCAGTCCAGCGAAGATTATTATCAGCGGTACGACGTTGCTTCCTTTTTACGTATGATCCGGATCCTATCCTTTTTTGTTTCCATGATGCTGCCTGCTTTATATATTGCCATTACCACCTTTCACCAGGAAATGGTGCCGACGCCCCTGCTGGTAAGCCTCGCCGCACAAAGGGAAGGCGTTCCTTTCCCAGCTTTGGTTGAAGCTTTGGTCATGGAGCTGACGTTTGACGTGCTGAGGGAAGCAGGCGTCCGGATGCCAAGAGCCATCGGGCCGGCCGTTTCCATTGTAGGCGCGCTTGTCCTCGGGCAGGCAGCCGTACAGGCCGGCTTGGTATCTGCGGCTATGGTTATCGTGGTTTCCTTCACGGCGATCTGCAACTTCGTGATTCCTTCCCAGGTGATTTCCAATGCGCTTAGGCTTATCCGTTTTGTCATGATGATTGTAGCTGGTGTCCTGGGACTATTCGGAATCACCTCATTCCTGATGTTTCTGATGATCCATATGGCAGGGCTGAGCTCTGTCGGCGTTCCTTATCTGTCTCCGGTTGCGCCTATGACTCCCCGTTATCTAAAAGACGTATTTATAAGGGCTCCGCAGGTCCTGCTTAAGATACGCCCTAAACTTGCAGCCAAACAGGAGGCTTACAGACAAGCCCAAATCTCCAAAACAAATCCAAGCCATGACTCATCCAATAAAGGAGGCCAATCTCCATGAAACAGAAAATAGGGACCTTGCAGGCATCCTTCCTGATTGTGAATGCCATTGTACCTACTGCCATCATGGTTTTGCCTTCGATAATCAGCACCAGGCTGGAACAGGAAGGACCCTTCAGCATCGTCATATCGGCCTGTTTTGGGGTTCTTTTAGTTTTCCTCATCGCTGATTTGATCAAGAAGAGCCACCGGACTCCTTACATAGAATGGATAAGCAAAGTAAGCTCTCCGTTTGTTGGAGCTCTCATGGGAGCTCTAATTGTCGGGAATTTTATAGAGGAAACCGCCATCGTTCTGCGCCAAAGCATCAACTTTATTAATGAAAACGTCCTTTTGAATACACCGTTTGCCGTGATACTGATAATTATGGTGAGTATAGGCATTTATATAACCACCCAAGGTATAGAAGTGATGGCGCGCGTGAGTTCCATCCTGATGTTGCTGTACATCCTGCCTATCCCTGTCTACCTATCCGGGGTCGTTGATTTCAATCATTTCAGCCGGCTTTTGCCTATCTTTGAACATTCGCTAAATGATTATATTCTGAGCAGCCTGGGGCCCGCCAACTGGATTTCAGAAGTCTCATTCCTGTTATACATTGCCCCGTATCTCAAATCGCCGGAACGTTCCAGATCTATCGGCTTTTTGAGCCTAACTTTCACCTGCATCATTATTTTGATTGTCTACATCCCCACTCTGCTGGCCTTTGGACCGGAATATATAAAAGTATTAAATTACCCGGGGGTTACTTATTCCAAGCTTGTCCACCTGGGCCGCGCCTTCGAGAACCTGAACATTTTGTTTGTATCCTACTGGCTGCTGGTCAGCTATATAAAGTTGTCCTTCTTCCTGTTTGTGACCCTGGAATGTTTCAAGCAAACCTTCCGGATCAAAGAAAACCAGTCCTATTACTTGCTGGCTCTGTCTTTAATTATCGCGCTTGAATCCTACTATACCTGGGATACTCCGGCTCATCTGTACAAAAACAATCTGGAAAATCAATTTCCCGGCTTCATGCTGTTCAACGTTGTATTTCCGCTAATGGTTTACGTTATGAGTATTATTAGTCAATTGAAGACTCGGCGAAGGGAGATCAGCAGTCGTGAATAAGTTTTATTTATTGGTATCCAAGAAATGGCATACGGCTCTATGCATTTCTTTGACGGCCGTCCTGTTAGGCGGCTGCTGGGATAACAGAGAGCTGAACGAAATCGGAATCACTTCGGGTACGGCCTACGACTGGAATAACAACAAATGGACGATCACTTATCAGGTCATCAACCCCCTGTCCTCATCAGGCACTATGGGCAGCGGCGGCGAGTCCAACACACCTCCTTTCCTGACTTTCACTACACAAGGAGCGTCCATTATGGATGCCATTTCACACAGCAACATGACCAGTGTCCGCCAGCTGTTCTTCGCCCATTCCCGGATGACTGTCTTCAGCGAGAACTTGGCGCGAAAAGGCATCACGGACGTGATGGACTTGTTCCTGCGCAAACCGGATGCCCGCGAAACCGTCAATGTCTTTATAAGCCGGCGGATGGGCAGAGATATCCTGGATCAATTGATGCAAACGTCCAAGAACCAGGGGGCTGGCATACAATTAATGATGCAGCAGGAAGCTAATCTGAGTTCTTATTACCCGGGGATCAGAATGTTTGAGCTCGCCGTTAATCTGGCCTCCGAGTCCCACTGCGCAACCATTCCGGAAATTAAGTTGACAGGTAATGAAATCATGGATTCAACGCAAGAAATCGAAGTCACCGATCTGCCCAGCCGTCTGGAGCTGGGCAGTCTGGCCGTATTGAAAAACGACAGGTTGATCGGCTGGTTGTCCGTCAAGGAAGCGTTCGGTCTTACCTTCCTTACCAACCAGATTCACTCGGCAAGCATCTCTATCCCTTCAGATCCCAAAAAGGGAGAGGTTAAGGATTCCTCCTTTTCCCTGCTGCATTCCAAAACGAAAGTGAAACCTAAATGGGAAAACGACCATTTTGTCATGGATGTCAATGTCCGCGGCGGCGGTACGCTGCTTCAATTGTCAGGAGACGTCGATTTAAATAAATCCGGAGAAATTGAACAGCTGGAGCAAAACATTAATAAGGAGGTGTTAGCCTATATCCAAGAGTCTTGGAGTGCCCTGCAGAAACTAAATGCAGACGCCACCGGATTCGCCACGCTGGTTCACCGGAAATATCCGCGCAGGTGGAAGCAAATCAAAGCTGCCGAAAGCTGGGACAAAGAATTCAGGGCGATTGAGCTTCGTCCCCATGTTTCCATGAAAATCGAACGTTTCGGACTGGGCAGCAAATCTTTCAAAAGTATCGAAAATGAATAAAGAAAAGGACAGAAATTTCATGATTAATGAAATTTTGCTGATTATAGCCTATGCAGCCGTATATATTGCAGGCTGTAGACCAATAAAAGGGCAAAAGCAGGTTTATAAAAAAGCAGTGCTCGCGCTTCTGTTCGTTTGGAGCGCCGTTGAGTGGATTCTAGGAAGCAACGGGAAATGGTATCCGACCCTTTCCGTTGTCTATTTCACTTTCTATAAACCTATAGGCCAAGCCATTGTCCACTGGTTAGGAGGATAAGCGGATGAAAGCCGGAAAAGAGCAAATTACTTCGCTGCAGATCACCTTTATGGTCACCATATTCGAAATTGGCAGCGCTCCGTTATTTTTGCTGGGTTCCCACGCCCGGCAGGATGCCTGGTTGGCTACGGCGGTTGGTTCCGCAGCGGGACTGCCGCTGCTTTTCCTGTTTTTCTGGATTCAAAGCAGAGCCCCCGGCAAAGATTGGACCGGCCAGCTGAAGCTTGGTTTCGGCCCTTACATAGGCACCATTCTCGGAGCCGTATATGCCTTGTATTTCGCTTATGAATCCATGCGAAATGTCCGTGATTTAGGGGAGTTGACCAAACTTAGCTTATTGCCGGGGACCCCTATGTTTTTGACCATGCTAATTTTTATTTGGACTGGCGGTTATGCGGTATGGAAAGGGGTCGCAGTTGTCTTCAGGCTCCCGGAAATGCTGCTTCCGGTTACTTTATTTATGTATGCCGTGGTGATTGCAATCTTCTTTCTTCTCAAGGTTCCGGATTATAACCGGCTTACTCCCGTTATGGAGAACGGATTCTGGCCAATCCTCCAAGTGGCTTTGCCCGATCTTGTGTCCTTTCCTTTTGGACAAACTGTTATTTTTCTGATGTTCTGGTCCTTTTGGGAGAAAAAAGGCATCCCGATCAAACAGACCTTGATCGGGTATCTGACTGTCAGTTTATTCCTGATCTTTGTTAATTCAGTGATCCTGGCGGTTTTAAGCGCCCCTATCGCCGCGGCCAGCGAATTTCCCATGCTTAAGGCCGTGCATTCCCTTTCCAGCCTCCGTTTTGTCGAACGGCTTGAAATTCTGCTGAGCATTCTGCTGTATGTTGGACTCTTTGTGAAGATGACGATGTTTTTCCTGTGCTCGGTCCAGGCAATGGCCCATATCACAAAAAAAAACGGCCAGGTTCTGGACGATCCCGGCCGGCTTGCTGATATTTGGCGCTTCTTTTATTGAAAGGGGTTATGCCCAGCATTTTGCCATCGGGCTTGGTCCCAGCCTGAAAGTGGACGTTGTCTTTCAGGTTGTTGTTCCTGTGCTGCTGATCTGTTTCCTGTTAATTAGAGGCCGCAGGAGCAGCAGCCATCCGGCTGGATCCAAGGAATGAGCCCCTATTATTCAGGAACTGACTCTGACTGCCCTTCGGTCCCGGCAGAGACATTTACCGCTTGAGGATCTATAGCCGGCGTAATCAGATGATAGACCCGGCTTTCAAACGGCTCGAGCTTCATTTCGGCTGAAAGCCCTACCTGCTCGGAGAACCGGTTATGGAGCAGCAATCCGGCAGCCGAATATTCCAAGCTGTCCGGCAGCACGATTTCCGCCTGCTGTTCGGAGAGGTTGCTGATTACCAGCAGCTTCTCGTTGCCAAGCGTTCGTGTATAAGCATACACCTGCTTATGGTCCGGCAGGAGAAGATCATAACTGCCGTAGACAGCCACCTCATATTCGCTGCGCAGTTTGATCAGATTTTTGTAGAAATGATAGATGGAGTCGGGATCAAGCCGCTCCTGCTCTACATTGATTTCGGTGTAGTTCGGATTGACCTTAAGCCAAGGGGTACCGGTGGTGAAACCTGCATGGTCTTCACGGCCGTTCCACTGCATCGGCGTTCTGGAATTGTCACGGCCGTTCTTCCAGATCATCTGCATGATTTCGTCGTGGCTTCTCCCGTTCTCAAGCTCAATCCGGTACAGATTCTTGATGGCGACATCATTATAATCTTCGATCTCAAACTGTACATTGGTCATGCCTAGCTCCTGCCCCTGATAAATAAAAGGGGTGCCCTGCATCAGGAAATACATTGCCGCCAAGGCTTTCGCAGAAGCTTTCCAATAGGTGGTGTCGTTCCCCCAGGTCGAAACGATACGGGGCTTGTCATGATTTTCAATAAACAGGGCGTTCCAGCCGCGGTTCTCAAGCCCTTTTTGCCAGCGGGTAAGCGTTCGCTTTAGTTCGACTACGTCAAGCTCGCCCTCCACACTTTTGTCCCAGAGCTGCATATGTTCGAACTGAAAAATCATGCTGAATTTGCCGTTCTCCTCGCCAACCCACTGATCGGCATCCTCGGCGGTTACCCCGCTCGCTTCCCCGACCGTCATCACATCGTAGTGGTCCAAGGTCTGCTCTTTCAGCTCTTGCAGGAAGTCTTGGATGCCGTCCCGGTTCATATGGCCTTCAAACGAAGGGACATAAGCCAGCTGATCGGGATTCGGCATATCCGGCAGGCCGGGGATTTTTTTGATATGGGAAATCGCATCTACCCGGAAGCCGTCAATGCCTTTATCCAGCCACCATCTGATCATGCGGTAAAGCTCGCCGCGCACCTCCGGGTTCTCCCAGTTGAGATCCGGCTGCCGCTTGGAGAATACATGCAGGAAATATTGACCGGTAGCTTCGTCATATTCCCAGGCAGATCCGCCGAAGATGCTCTCCCAGTTATTGGGTTCGGCTCCGTTCTTGCCGTCCCGCCATATATAATAATCGCGTTTGGGGTTGTCCTTGCTAGACCGTGATTCCACAAACCAGGGATGTTCATCCGAGGTATGGTTGATCACCAAATCCAGAATCAGCTTCATTCCGCGCTTATGGACTTCCTGCAGCAATTCGTCAAAATCGGCCATCGTGCCGAACTCATCCATAATGTCCTGATAATCGGAAATGTCATAGCCGTTATCGTCATTAGGCGATTTGTAGGTTGGGCAAATCCAGATCACCCCAATGCCGAGGTCCGACAAATAATCAAGCTTGGAGATAATTCCCTGAATGTCGCCGATTCCGTCTCCATTGCTGTCCATGAAACTTCGCGGATATATTTGATAAGCTGTTGCTTCTTTCCACCATTTTTTGTGCACGGTCTGCAGCCCCTTCACAGAAAATATTCCTCTTCGTGTATCATTAGCTCATTTCAGGAAAATATTTTCCCAACTTTGCTTATTATAAAAGGAACCCTGCATGCGGTCAACAAGCTTTTTTCCTGTTCCATCCTATGTATGGGCCTATAAAGTAAACCTTATCAAGGAACTTCGGCACCTTTTACAGGAAAATATTTTCCCAATTCAACTTGGAACTCTCCTATTTTCCAGGGACCTTACAATTAAAGGAGACATCGGTTTGACTTCCGTTTACAATAAAACAGACAGGCTCCACCATACGGAAGTGGCGATCAGGAAGGATGTGAGTTCCTCTTATGAAAATCACCATCAAGGACATTGCCAGGATGGCGGGTGTCTCCATTTCAACCGTCTCCCGGGTCGTGAATAACAGCAAACCCGTCAACGACGACGTAAGAAGAAGAGTGATGGAAGCGATCCGGGCCACCAACTACCGCGCTGGAATGCTTCCAGGGGATTCGGCGGGTCCGCGAGCGGATGCGCTGCTGATCGGAGTTATCCTGCCCCATAACACCAACACGGTATTGGATGATTTCAATACGGGTATTACTAATGTGGCCGATTTGTACGGTTATGATGTAACCGTAGGACTTACGGATGCAACGGTAGAAAATGAACTCGGATATTTACGGCTGTTCGGGGGAATCGGCGTTCAAGGTATTATATTCGTCGGCTCTCCGCTGGAGCAACGGCATTTGGAAATTATCCGCGAACACAAGCTGCCTTGCGTTGTTGTTGGAGAGGTTTCACCGGTAACCTTCATCCCCTCTGTACATATAGACAATGTGACGGCTTCCTTTGAAGCGGTGACCTATCTGATTCAACAGGGACATCAGCGGATCGGCATCATTCGAGGCGAGGATGAAGGCGCGGTTGGAGGACAACGTTATGAAGGGTACGCCCGCGCGCTTGCGGCAGCTGGAATGGAGATCAACAAACATTGGGTCACGACCAGCGGAATGTCCGTTGAGGACGGCACGGAGGCAATGGCCCGGCTGATTGCGGGAAGCGGCGAGCAACAGCCGACGGCTGTCTTCTGTTCGACGGACTGGATGGCGATCGGAGCCATGAATTATTTGCTCGACCACGGCTATAAAGTTCCGGATGACGTGGCTGTCTTTGGCTTTGACGGAAGTTTCATGTCCGGCGTCGTCCGTCCTCAGCTGTCAACCGTCTCCTATTCCGCTACGGAGATCGGCATGACGGCCGTCCGGAACTTAATCAAATTGATTAAAGGAGAAGCCGTAACCCCTCATCATACTAATGTTCCCCATCATTTAACGATACGAGGCAGCACCCGTTAACGTTTAGCTTAACAGTATAACTTGGGAAGGAAATCGGAGCAGATCAACTGCAGATTTACAATTCAAGGGGAGCACGCCGTCCAAGCGTACTCCCCTTAGTATTAAGACTTCGATTCAGGATCCACAGGCACGGCTGTGCTGTCATCCCTATTCCCCAGCCAGCCCGCTTTGCGATCCCGCGCAGACAGCACGTTCCGGCTAAATACCGCCAGTTTATGACGATTCGCAAACCCCAGCAGGAGCAGATTAACCAACCAGAACACGAGGATCGGAGCCGGAAATCCTTCGGTGATCAAATACACGGAAAGCAGCAGCATGCCGAATACAACTTGAAATCCGTTTGCCTCGTCCGAGATGCGGCGGCTGCCTT includes the following:
- a CDS encoding histidine kinase N-terminal 7TM domain-containing protein translates to MGSFISNYIVIVSLSGVLNVLLAFLAYFRRTDFQGTKAFVAIAVTSAIYIFGYAVELSSSSLEEIRLWTKIEYLGLPFISPADLILVLYFVGLDKLLNRITLPLLFVIPAVSCLLALTNDYHHLLYRDMYLNMDAPFPTANIVMGPWYIVHGSYTFGCLCAGGCIILAKWNSMKHNYKWQMLTLLVGIILPSAASLAYLFGLSPYGMDPVPVVMSVTSTLYIIAIWSRGMLTAAPIARESLFGHLSDSVLVLDIFERVVDYNPAAEQSIRGLDASSIGKPLARLVEKFSPETLIFIQSNDPAVPAETQVEWKDGEKTFHYQLHCSPLTKRDGRNIGRIVKLTDITEQTMLQEKLQFMATRDSLTQIYNRGYWMDKSREALSACQKLEEPLAVILLDIDHFKNINDRYGHDIGDEALRHLVAVCRSLVHEEMPFGRYGGEEFVICLPGRNLDQAGYIAEMIRKGIEDSPLATPSQQLPITASFGVADETCGQTLEEMLSEADKALYQSKHGGRNRVHLARPKTVYP
- a CDS encoding Ger(x)C family spore germination protein; translated protein: MNKFYLLVSKKWHTALCISLTAVLLGGCWDNRELNEIGITSGTAYDWNNNKWTITYQVINPLSSSGTMGSGGESNTPPFLTFTTQGASIMDAISHSNMTSVRQLFFAHSRMTVFSENLARKGITDVMDLFLRKPDARETVNVFISRRMGRDILDQLMQTSKNQGAGIQLMMQQEANLSSYYPGIRMFELAVNLASESHCATIPEIKLTGNEIMDSTQEIEVTDLPSRLELGSLAVLKNDRLIGWLSVKEAFGLTFLTNQIHSASISIPSDPKKGEVKDSSFSLLHSKTKVKPKWENDHFVMDVNVRGGGTLLQLSGDVDLNKSGEIEQLEQNINKEVLAYIQESWSALQKLNADATGFATLVHRKYPRRWKQIKAAESWDKEFRAIELRPHVSMKIERFGLGSKSFKSIENE
- a CDS encoding glycoside hydrolase family 13 protein, yielding MHKKWWKEATAYQIYPRSFMDSNGDGIGDIQGIISKLDYLSDLGIGVIWICPTYKSPNDDNGYDISDYQDIMDEFGTMADFDELLQEVHKRGMKLILDLVINHTSDEHPWFVESRSSKDNPKRDYYIWRDGKNGAEPNNWESIFGGSAWEYDEATGQYFLHVFSKRQPDLNWENPEVRGELYRMIRWWLDKGIDGFRVDAISHIKKIPGLPDMPNPDQLAYVPSFEGHMNRDGIQDFLQELKEQTLDHYDVMTVGEASGVTAEDADQWVGEENGKFSMIFQFEHMQLWDKSVEGELDVVELKRTLTRWQKGLENRGWNALFIENHDKPRIVSTWGNDTTYWKASAKALAAMYFLMQGTPFIYQGQELGMTNVQFEIEDYNDVAIKNLYRIELENGRSHDEIMQMIWKNGRDNSRTPMQWNGREDHAGFTTGTPWLKVNPNYTEINVEQERLDPDSIYHFYKNLIKLRSEYEVAVYGSYDLLLPDHKQVYAYTRTLGNEKLLVISNLSEQQAEIVLPDSLEYSAAGLLLHNRFSEQVGLSAEMKLEPFESRVYHLITPAIDPQAVNVSAGTEGQSESVPE
- a CDS encoding GerAB/ArcD/ProY family transporter; this translates as MKQKIGTLQASFLIVNAIVPTAIMVLPSIISTRLEQEGPFSIVISACFGVLLVFLIADLIKKSHRTPYIEWISKVSSPFVGALMGALIVGNFIEETAIVLRQSINFINENVLLNTPFAVILIIMVSIGIYITTQGIEVMARVSSILMLLYILPIPVYLSGVVDFNHFSRLLPIFEHSLNDYILSSLGPANWISEVSFLLYIAPYLKSPERSRSIGFLSLTFTCIIILIVYIPTLLAFGPEYIKVLNYPGVTYSKLVHLGRAFENLNILFVSYWLLVSYIKLSFFLFVTLECFKQTFRIKENQSYYLLALSLIIALESYYTWDTPAHLYKNNLENQFPGFMLFNVVFPLMVYVMSIISQLKTRRREISSRE
- a CDS encoding ABC transporter permease is translated as MRFQVLSIRGRLVPLVVWFVALLALWEGLSWFLLDVARVPLAQSKLPFVHKVAASFFTYGSTLLKEGGVTLGNASLGFLLGAAAGVLLAVLMSLSVWMERLAFPYAVASQMIPILGLAPIIYGIVRDEQVSRILISGYITFFPVALNMLRGLRSVSPSSLELMQSYAAGTWTIYWKLRLPASLPGLFGGLKIAAPLAVTGAILVELMGAQRGIGVLMLRNLYYGPSHTYMFWSTVIAGAVMGIASFLLMSLLERLVSPWQPEFRPKGGVD
- a CDS encoding GerAB/ArcD/ProY family transporter — its product is MKAGKEQITSLQITFMVTIFEIGSAPLFLLGSHARQDAWLATAVGSAAGLPLLFLFFWIQSRAPGKDWTGQLKLGFGPYIGTILGAVYALYFAYESMRNVRDLGELTKLSLLPGTPMFLTMLIFIWTGGYAVWKGVAVVFRLPEMLLPVTLFMYAVVIAIFFLLKVPDYNRLTPVMENGFWPILQVALPDLVSFPFGQTVIFLMFWSFWEKKGIPIKQTLIGYLTVSLFLIFVNSVILAVLSAPIAAASEFPMLKAVHSLSSLRFVERLEILLSILLYVGLFVKMTMFFLCSVQAMAHITKKNGQVLDDPGRLADIWRFFY
- a CDS encoding spore germination protein, whose product is MSTSQPGRASQSNNSGPESVPSSRPLMDSLEDNLSEMLRRLGASADIVVRRLDTEAGLPMAVVYIDGLINTDIINQSILQPLTNMFLQNEGKEAKGSTAEQLRARLLPIGQIQECKTFESAFSMLFEGHTLILMDGNKAVLSMDTTGWETRSINEPTSQAVVRGPKEGFTENLRTGTSLLRRKIKSPDLRIEEYKIGERTQTNIAMVYLKGITDDQILEEVRRRLNAIQTDAILESNYIEEFIQDGKWTPFPTIQNSERPDAVAAGILEGQVALLIDGTPFALLTPATFFSFFQSSEDYYQRYDVASFLRMIRILSFFVSMMLPALYIAITTFHQEMVPTPLLVSLAAQREGVPFPALVEALVMELTFDVLREAGVRMPRAIGPAVSIVGALVLGQAAVQAGLVSAAMVIVVSFTAICNFVIPSQVISNALRLIRFVMMIVAGVLGLFGITSFLMFLMIHMAGLSSVGVPYLSPVAPMTPRYLKDVFIRAPQVLLKIRPKLAAKQEAYRQAQISKTNPSHDSSNKGGQSP
- a CDS encoding ABC transporter ATP-binding protein is translated as MGIAVNTVPEIQFEGVEMKYSTANAEVLALQQISMDIAQGEFVSLLGPSGCGKTTLLRLMADLIQPTAGEVKVAGKSAREARQAQKYGIVFQSPVLYEWRKVKSNITLPLELMGVKKNLREEKAARLLELVGLKGFEDKYPWQLSGGMQQRVAIARALAMEPEILLMDEPFSALDEFTRERLNEELLAIWSEVKNTVVFVTHSIPESIFLSDRVFVLSPHPGRLSAVVDIPLPRPRTPEMRGSAEFFELIARIRGSFEGV